In Tistrella bauzanensis, a single window of DNA contains:
- a CDS encoding LysR family transcriptional regulator has product MRLDGIIAFVTVVDCGSINEAARQLRLSKSTVSERLSELEHALGARLLNRNSRQFALTEDGMALLDRARRIVAETAEAREDLARRRGAVSGPLRIAVPRAFGDLHLGPILYDFMSRHPDVTVTADFDDRISDLAPAFDALVRIAPTPLPKLAVEHLTISHRTLVAAPSYLDQHGRPETVDQLEHHKAIHYMDRGPDDWSFKAEIERVVARVTPRLRVTSCYAMRDAAIAGLGIAWLPTFHSYQAIKAGTLDMLDIGVDADVTPITIAYQRGPAPSARLRALIDHLKHAFGHPPYWDDGLIIPGRVSNT; this is encoded by the coding sequence ATGAGGCTCGACGGCATCATCGCGTTCGTCACCGTGGTGGATTGCGGATCGATCAACGAGGCGGCCCGTCAGCTTCGATTGTCGAAGTCGACGGTGAGCGAAAGGCTGTCGGAGCTGGAGCACGCGCTCGGCGCCAGACTGCTGAACCGCAACAGCCGCCAGTTCGCCCTGACGGAAGACGGCATGGCGCTGCTCGATCGGGCGCGGCGGATCGTCGCCGAGACAGCCGAGGCCAGGGAAGATCTGGCGCGGCGGCGCGGCGCGGTGTCGGGCCCGCTCCGCATCGCCGTGCCCCGCGCCTTCGGCGACCTGCATCTCGGGCCGATCCTGTATGATTTCATGAGCCGCCACCCCGACGTCACCGTTACGGCCGATTTCGACGACCGGATCAGCGATCTGGCGCCGGCCTTCGACGCGCTGGTCCGCATCGCGCCGACACCTTTGCCCAAGCTTGCGGTCGAGCACCTCACCATCAGCCACCGCACCCTGGTTGCCGCGCCATCCTATCTCGATCAGCATGGCCGGCCAGAGACGGTCGACCAGCTCGAACACCACAAGGCGATCCACTACATGGACCGGGGGCCGGATGACTGGAGCTTCAAGGCCGAGATCGAACGCGTTGTCGCGCGGGTGACGCCACGGCTTCGCGTCACCTCCTGCTATGCCATGCGCGACGCCGCGATCGCAGGGCTCGGCATCGCCTGGTTGCCAACCTTCCACAGCTATCAGGCGATCAAGGCCGGAACCCTCGACATGCTCGACATCGGCGTCGATGCCGACGTGACGCCGATCACCATCGCCTATCAACGCGGCCCCGCCCCCTCGGCACGGCTGCGGGCACTGATCGACCACCTGAAACACGCCTTCGGCCACCCGCCATATTGGGATGACGGCCTGATCATTCCGGGGCGGGTATCCAACACCTGA
- a CDS encoding alpha/beta fold hydrolase: MTSSAFSAMVLGVALIAAAPDAGAQDFVFPPGFSAQDVATNGTTLHVRVGGTGPAVLLLHGYGETGDMWAPLARDLMRDHTVIAPDLRGMGLSARPAAGYDKKTQGRDMAGMLDALKIGTVDLVTHDIGNMVGYAFAAQNRDRVGRFVLMDAPLPGIGPWEEILKNPLLWHFRFGGPDMERLVAGRERIYLDRFWNEFSATPAKFSEASRQHYAQLYAAPGAMHAGFAQFAAFDQDAIDDKAFLAEGKLTMPVLAVGGEKSFGPAMAMVMRFAATDVTEGVVSDAGHWLMEEQPEATVTLVRAFLDAGR; encoded by the coding sequence ATGACGTCGTCTGCTTTTTCAGCCATGGTCCTCGGCGTGGCGCTGATCGCGGCCGCGCCCGACGCCGGCGCACAGGATTTCGTCTTTCCGCCGGGGTTCAGCGCACAGGACGTGGCCACCAACGGCACGACCCTGCATGTCCGGGTCGGCGGCACCGGGCCGGCGGTGCTGCTGCTTCACGGCTATGGCGAGACCGGCGACATGTGGGCGCCGCTGGCGCGGGATCTTATGCGCGACCATACCGTGATCGCGCCGGATCTGCGCGGCATGGGCCTGTCGGCGCGGCCCGCCGCGGGCTATGACAAGAAGACTCAGGGCCGCGACATGGCCGGCATGCTCGACGCGCTCAAGATCGGCACGGTCGATCTGGTCACCCATGATATCGGCAACATGGTCGGCTATGCCTTCGCCGCCCAGAATCGCGACCGGGTCGGGCGCTTCGTTCTGATGGACGCGCCACTCCCCGGCATCGGCCCGTGGGAGGAGATCTTGAAGAACCCGCTGCTCTGGCATTTCCGCTTCGGCGGCCCCGATATGGAGCGGCTGGTCGCCGGGCGGGAGCGCATCTATCTGGATCGCTTCTGGAACGAGTTCTCGGCCACCCCGGCCAAATTCAGCGAGGCATCCCGTCAGCATTATGCCCAGCTATACGCGGCACCCGGCGCCATGCATGCCGGCTTCGCCCAGTTCGCGGCCTTCGATCAGGACGCGATCGACGACAAGGCCTTCCTGGCCGAGGGCAAGCTGACCATGCCGGTCCTCGCGGTCGGCGGGGAAAAATCATTCGGCCCGGCCATGGCCATGGTCATGCGCTTCGCCGCCACCGACGTGACGGAAGGCGTCGTGTCCGATGCCGGGCACTGGCTGATGGAAGAACAGCCCGAGGCGACGGTGACACTGGTCCGCGCGTTTCTGGATGCGGGACGGTAG
- a CDS encoding sulfatase-like hydrolase/transferase, translating into MSPNRPARNVLLIVVDQWRWDLSPGLGLPHVATPALDALAARGTVFTRHFAQSVPCGPARATMATGQYPFTHRVFSNPVPLSAHHRQLQHHLRDAGVTPWMIGYTTSVPDPRGRNPADPAFTGPSVAEGWRVVREMAEDKSNYMAWARNRQADPGPAPDAAGSSADPAAGGADDYDLAFANHLRAGAPVEASPQIDGLHDSRWLADAAVDVISQQQQTPWLLHLGLFRPHPPLAALARHLARIPGAPPLARVDALAEDAIHPLAALLRAVVPASIAHPGLDGRAADLPPETVAALRHAYLALLAEVDDEIARVLAALRHHGRDRDTLVIFMSDHGEQWGEHGLFGKRALHQASFRVPMIIADPRASADPTRGGRVTHITEHVDLLPTVLDWFGIAPPPQCDGRSLLPLLAGDAPDDWRTAAVYEHDFRDKIPAFPAPGLARDPHGAHFCAIQDEAFAYLHFPDADPVLFDLATDPDQTRNLAADPAYAPVVATMMRRLLDHRMRHADRTLTEARATPAGLGGRW; encoded by the coding sequence ATGTCACCCAATCGCCCGGCGCGTAATGTTCTGCTGATCGTGGTCGACCAATGGCGCTGGGATCTGTCGCCGGGGCTGGGCCTGCCCCATGTCGCCACCCCGGCGCTGGACGCGCTGGCGGCGCGCGGCACGGTGTTCACCCGCCATTTCGCCCAGAGCGTGCCCTGCGGCCCGGCGCGGGCGACCATGGCCACCGGCCAGTATCCCTTCACCCACCGGGTGTTCAGCAATCCGGTGCCGCTGTCGGCGCATCATCGCCAGTTGCAGCATCATCTGCGCGACGCCGGGGTCACGCCCTGGATGATCGGCTACACCACCTCAGTGCCCGATCCGCGCGGCCGCAACCCCGCCGACCCGGCCTTCACCGGCCCCAGCGTCGCCGAGGGCTGGCGGGTGGTGCGCGAGATGGCCGAGGACAAATCCAATTACATGGCCTGGGCGCGCAACCGGCAGGCCGACCCCGGCCCGGCCCCTGATGCCGCCGGCAGTTCCGCAGATCCGGCCGCCGGCGGCGCCGACGACTACGACCTGGCCTTCGCCAACCATCTGCGCGCGGGCGCTCCGGTCGAGGCATCCCCCCAGATCGACGGCCTGCATGACAGCCGCTGGCTGGCCGATGCGGCGGTGGATGTCATCAGCCAGCAACAGCAAACCCCGTGGCTGCTGCATCTGGGCCTGTTCCGGCCGCATCCGCCGCTGGCGGCGCTGGCCCGGCATCTGGCCCGCATCCCCGGCGCGCCGCCGCTGGCCAGGGTCGATGCCCTGGCCGAAGATGCCATCCACCCGCTGGCGGCGCTGCTGCGCGCGGTGGTGCCGGCCAGCATCGCCCATCCGGGCCTCGACGGCCGCGCGGCGGACCTGCCCCCTGAAACCGTGGCGGCGCTGCGCCATGCTTATCTGGCGCTGCTGGCCGAGGTGGACGACGAAATCGCCCGGGTGCTGGCCGCCCTCCGCCACCATGGTCGCGACCGCGACACGCTGGTGATCTTCATGTCCGATCATGGCGAGCAGTGGGGCGAGCATGGGCTGTTCGGCAAGCGGGCGCTGCATCAGGCCTCGTTCCGGGTGCCGATGATCATCGCCGACCCGCGTGCCAGCGCCGACCCCACACGCGGCGGCCGCGTCACCCATATCACCGAGCATGTCGACCTGCTGCCCACGGTGCTCGACTGGTTCGGCATCGCCCCGCCGCCGCAATGCGACGGCCGCAGCCTGCTGCCGCTGCTGGCCGGCGACGCCCCCGACGACTGGCGCACCGCCGCCGTCTACGAGCACGACTTCCGCGACAAGATCCCGGCCTTCCCGGCCCCCGGCCTGGCCCGCGACCCGCACGGCGCCCATTTCTGCGCCATCCAGGACGAGGCTTTCGCCTATCTCCATTTCCCCGATGCCGACCCCGTGCTGTTCGACCTTGCCACCGACCCCGACCAGACCCGCAACCTCGCCGCCGACCCGGCCTATGCCCCGGTGGTCGCCACCATGATGCGCCGCCTGCTCGACCACCGCATGCGCCACGCCGACCGCACCCTCACAGAAGCCCGCGCCACCCCCGCCGGCCTTGGCGGGCGGTGGTGA
- a CDS encoding HD domain-containing protein has protein sequence MAETQPALLPETRSRLEAIFATFAARGDESYGEAVSQIEHAVQSAEIAEAAGAPDSLIAAALLHDIGHMVHRDAGDAFRRGRDDAHERLGEKYLAGLFPLSVTRPIALHVAAKRCLVVTEPAYAAGLSAVSRRTLDLQGGPMSDAEVADFLADPHGADAIALRRIDEAAKVDGAGRGGVARFRPLLERLACR, from the coding sequence ATGGCCGAGACCCAGCCCGCGCTTCTGCCCGAAACCCGTTCCCGGCTGGAGGCGATTTTCGCGACCTTCGCGGCCCGTGGCGATGAGAGCTATGGCGAGGCGGTCAGCCAGATCGAACATGCGGTGCAGTCGGCCGAGATCGCCGAGGCGGCGGGCGCGCCCGACAGCCTGATCGCCGCCGCCCTGCTGCACGACATCGGCCATATGGTGCACCGCGATGCCGGCGACGCCTTCCGTCGTGGCCGCGATGATGCGCATGAACGTCTGGGCGAGAAATATCTGGCCGGCCTGTTTCCGCTATCGGTCACCCGGCCGATCGCCCTGCATGTCGCGGCCAAGCGCTGTCTGGTGGTGACCGAACCCGCTTATGCGGCAGGGCTGTCGGCGGTGTCGCGGCGCACGCTCGATCTTCAGGGCGGGCCGATGAGTGATGCCGAGGTTGCGGATTTCTTGGCCGATCCCCATGGCGCCGATGCCATCGCGCTGCGCCGGATCGATGAAGCCGCCAAGGTGGATGGCGCCGGCCGCGGCGGCGTCGCGCGTTTCCGGCCGCTGCTGGAACGCCTCGCCTGCCGCTGA